A portion of the Chloroflexota bacterium genome contains these proteins:
- a CDS encoding cytochrome c maturation protein CcmE — MSNRNKFLIGALFIAAAVVYLIFSATKASAQYFLTVNELLARKSEFVGKNVRISGAVIGKTIHYDPQTLELRFTIAHVPGDNKVVEEEGGLAKVLHDAVTDPNRAHLDVVYHGPRPDMLKDEAQAIITGHLGEDGVFYADELLLKCPSHYEDAVPDQAQGNN; from the coding sequence ATGAGCAACCGTAACAAGTTCCTGATTGGAGCGCTTTTCATCGCCGCCGCGGTGGTGTACCTCATCTTCTCAGCCACCAAGGCCAGCGCCCAATACTTCCTCACGGTCAACGAACTGCTGGCCCGCAAAAGCGAATTTGTGGGCAAAAACGTGCGCATTTCCGGCGCCGTGATCGGGAAAACCATCCACTACGACCCGCAAACGCTGGAACTGCGTTTCACCATCGCCCACGTGCCGGGCGACAACAAGGTCGTCGAGGAAGAGGGCGGCCTGGCGAAAGTGCTGCACGACGCCGTGACCGACCCCAACCGCGCCCACCTGGACGTGGTGTATCACGGGCCGCGCCCCGATATGCTGAAAGACGAAGCCCAGGCCATCATCACCGGCCACCTGGGCGAAGATGGCGTGTTCTACGCCGACGAACTGCTGCTCAAGTGCCCTTCGCATTACGAAGACGCCGTGCCCGACCAGGCGCAAGGCAACAACTAA
- a CDS encoding heme lyase CcmF/NrfE family subunit, giving the protein MLAHIGYGALLLSFLLSLYAIGAAFYGAQRGRPDWLESARRAVLVVWPLLTLSAVSIVALLLTNQFQIEYVASVTSREMPVYLKITALWGGQAGSLIFWSWLMATFTFVLMLRSWKRDREFLPWVIIVTMVTLAFFLGLSLFVENPFARLWATLDGHTVKAMFRPAGAMPFTPQDGNGLNPLLRHPGMILHPPFLYAGFVAFVIPYAFAMASLITGRTDARWIRITRRWSLAAWLFLSLGLILGMRWSYDVLGWGGYWGWDPVEVAALLPWLSGTAFLHSVMIQEKEELLKHWNMVLIILTYALVIFGTFLTRSGVLSSVHAFAQSAIGPLFFAFIGITFTASLYLLMRRWNDLKSDLRIESLLSREALFTFNNMVFMGIVVVAFWGVIFPILSELVTGQKVTVGPPFYRKATGPLFALLLLLMGIAPLSAWGYASARRLKKLIWLPVVLAFLTTGGLIAIGIRSVWALVGFWLVAFTAFVTLSEFVRGVRARMRRGESLPTAFVRLVSRNRRRYGGYIVHLGVIVMATGIIGTQFFATQTQATVPQGGKITLGHYTMTYDGLQEFFAPDGRHVARAIVSVYKDGKKVGVVHPRRDFYLDSQQPMTIPGVRSTWLDDFYVILVDWQPISVEGATFKVYHQPLVNWIWTGALIFILGTLVAAWPEPDPETAKRRRRPRHSARRTARASAS; this is encoded by the coding sequence ATGCTTGCCCATATCGGTTACGGCGCGTTGCTGCTTTCCTTCTTGCTCAGCCTGTACGCCATTGGAGCCGCCTTCTACGGGGCACAGCGCGGCAGGCCCGACTGGCTGGAAAGCGCCCGCCGCGCTGTGCTCGTCGTTTGGCCTCTGCTCACCCTCTCCGCGGTGAGCATCGTCGCCTTGTTGCTGACCAATCAGTTCCAGATTGAATACGTCGCTTCGGTGACCAGCCGCGAAATGCCCGTTTACCTCAAAATCACGGCTTTGTGGGGTGGTCAGGCCGGGTCGTTGATCTTCTGGTCGTGGCTGATGGCGACGTTTACCTTTGTGCTCATGCTGCGGTCGTGGAAGCGCGACCGCGAATTCCTCCCGTGGGTCATCATCGTGACGATGGTGACCTTAGCCTTTTTCCTCGGCCTGAGCCTGTTCGTCGAAAACCCGTTTGCCCGGCTGTGGGCCACTTTAGACGGCCACACTGTCAAAGCCATGTTCCGCCCCGCGGGCGCCATGCCTTTCACCCCGCAAGACGGCAACGGCCTCAACCCCTTGCTGCGGCACCCCGGCATGATTTTGCACCCGCCGTTCCTCTACGCGGGCTTCGTGGCTTTCGTCATCCCTTACGCCTTCGCGATGGCTTCACTGATCACCGGCCGCACCGATGCCCGCTGGATTCGCATCACCCGCCGCTGGAGCCTCGCGGCCTGGCTTTTCCTCTCCCTTGGCTTGATTTTGGGCATGCGCTGGTCTTACGACGTTTTGGGCTGGGGCGGCTATTGGGGATGGGACCCCGTTGAGGTTGCAGCCCTGCTCCCCTGGCTGAGCGGCACTGCCTTCCTGCACTCGGTGATGATTCAAGAAAAAGAGGAACTGCTAAAGCACTGGAACATGGTGCTCATCATTCTGACCTACGCGCTGGTCATTTTCGGCACGTTCCTCACCCGCTCTGGCGTGCTTTCGTCGGTCCACGCGTTTGCTCAAAGCGCCATTGGGCCGCTCTTCTTCGCCTTCATCGGCATCACTTTCACCGCCTCGCTCTATTTGCTGATGCGCCGCTGGAACGACCTCAAAAGCGACCTGCGCATCGAATCGCTGCTCTCGCGTGAGGCGCTGTTCACCTTCAACAACATGGTTTTTATGGGCATCGTGGTGGTCGCGTTTTGGGGCGTGATTTTCCCCATCCTTTCGGAACTGGTCACCGGCCAAAAGGTGACGGTGGGGCCGCCGTTCTACCGCAAGGCCACAGGCCCGCTGTTTGCGCTCTTGTTGCTGCTGATGGGCATCGCGCCGCTTTCGGCATGGGGGTACGCGAGCGCCAGGCGGCTGAAAAAACTCATCTGGCTGCCGGTCGTGCTGGCTTTCCTCACCACCGGGGGGCTGATTGCCATTGGCATTCGCTCGGTGTGGGCGTTAGTGGGCTTCTGGCTGGTGGCTTTTACAGCCTTCGTCACCCTGAGCGAATTCGTGCGCGGGGTGCGGGCGCGGATGCGCCGCGGGGAATCCCTTCCCACGGCTTTCGTGCGGCTGGTTTCCCGCAACCGGCGGCGCTACGGGGGCTACATCGTGCACCTGGGCGTCATTGTGATGGCAACAGGCATCATCGGAACCCAGTTCTTCGCCACCCAAACCCAGGCCACCGTGCCGCAGGGCGGTAAAATCACCCTCGGCCACTACACCATGACCTACGACGGGCTGCAGGAATTTTTCGCCCCCGACGGCCGGCACGTGGCCCGCGCTATCGTGAGCGTATACAAAGACGGCAAAAAAGTCGGCGTTGTTCACCCACGCCGCGACTTTTATCTGGATTCCCAGCAACCCATGACCATCCCGGGCGTGCGCAGCACGTGGCTGGATGACTTTTACGTCATCCTGGTTGACTGGCAACCGATTTCGGTTGAAGGGGCAACCTTCAAGGTGTATCACCAGCCCCTGGTCAACTGGATCTGGACCGGTGCGTTGATCTTCATTTTGGGCACCCTGGTAGCCGCCTGGCCGGAACCTGACCCCGAAACCGCCAAGCGGCGCCGCCGTCCCCGCCATTCCGCCCGCCGCACCGCGCGGGCTTCAGCATCTTGA
- a CDS encoding TlpA family protein disulfide reductase, with amino-acid sequence MSADSSPQPETPPEATPSPKQGLTLGKAIVWGGLIALLVIVGLMLNRTQKGGVAIGDRVPPDLTLTAFDGTTYRVGDLKGKVVLFNFWASWCTTCKDEAVALEQAWRQLQPRGDVIFLGLDYVDTEPDAKAYLQRYHITYPNGPDKATHWAQTFRITGVPETYIIDKDGRLAYKKIGPFRDLNEIMAAITAVLEK; translated from the coding sequence ATGAGTGCAGATTCTTCCCCGCAACCCGAAACGCCCCCCGAGGCCACACCTTCCCCTAAGCAGGGGTTGACTTTAGGCAAGGCCATCGTGTGGGGCGGGTTGATTGCCCTGCTCGTCATCGTTGGGCTGATGCTCAACCGCACCCAAAAAGGCGGCGTTGCCATCGGCGACCGCGTGCCGCCCGACCTCACCCTGACGGCCTTCGACGGCACGACGTACCGCGTGGGCGACCTGAAGGGCAAGGTCGTGCTTTTCAACTTCTGGGCTTCCTGGTGCACGACGTGCAAAGATGAAGCCGTGGCCCTGGAACAGGCCTGGCGGCAACTTCAGCCGCGGGGCGATGTGATTTTCCTGGGGCTGGACTATGTGGATACCGAACCCGACGCCAAAGCCTATCTGCAACGCTACCACATCACCTACCCCAACGGCCCCGACAAAGCCACCCACTGGGCACAAACCTTCCGCATTACTGGCGTACCCGAAACCTACATCATCGACAAAGACGGCCGTCTGGCCTACAAGAAAATCGGCCCCTTCCGCGACCTGAACGAAATCATGGCCGCGATAACGGCCGTTCTGGAGAAATGA
- a CDS encoding zinc ribbon domain-containing protein: protein MDWGALFFLLALVALTGLYVALPILRQEGTLVTVEEQEQSALLARRDQVLDALAELDFDFNTGKIDESHYQVRRQALMQEAADILKRLDALKPLTSGDSLETLLKQRKAQRSALAHGDPDDAVEALLAARRRARSGQKAAGFCPQCGAPVLESDRFCPRCGAPLKA from the coding sequence ATGGACTGGGGAGCACTATTTTTCTTACTGGCGTTAGTCGCCCTCACGGGGCTGTATGTCGCCCTGCCCATCCTGCGGCAGGAAGGCACGCTGGTCACCGTCGAAGAACAAGAGCAATCCGCGCTGCTGGCGCGGCGCGACCAGGTGCTGGACGCCCTCGCCGAACTGGATTTCGACTTCAACACCGGCAAAATCGACGAAAGCCACTACCAGGTGCGACGCCAGGCGCTGATGCAAGAAGCCGCTGACATTCTCAAACGGCTGGACGCCCTCAAGCCCCTTACCTCGGGCGACTCACTGGAAACGCTGCTCAAGCAGCGCAAAGCCCAACGCTCAGCCTTAGCCCACGGTGACCCCGACGACGCCGTCGAAGCGCTGCTGGCTGCGCGGCGGCGCGCCCGCAGCGGCCAGAAAGCCGCCGGCTTTTGCCCCCAATGCGGCGCGCCCGTGTTGGAAAGCGACCGTTTTTGCCCGCGGTGCGGCGCGCCGCTCAAGGCTTAG
- a CDS encoding c-type cytochrome, with protein sequence MHTFPKTTRLLLFLVVALAALSLGACGFNLAGDVTPPPGWHPTAVPPTPNTADLYPALPPDPVAGKAIYQQRCQKCHGATGLGDGPQAAALDINPAALADPEEARADVPAKRFAVLTQGKMDEGMPTFAHILTARERWDVLAYIYTLSVPPATLQHGKALYTDRCQVCHEADGHGKDLVNQKRMAQASDEALAKDITGEQHPPEVYEGLSMDDRLALAAYIRTLSFAHTQATATATPTGEAAAATAAAPTPAEGTGTPAAEASATPEATTTPQANTITVTGQVTNGTQGSSVPPDLEVTLHGYDKGSMNEVYKASATIDADGKFVFHNVPYDPQRIFFVTAEYAKVLYGSRTATALPDHPSLNLPLTIYETTTDPSHVRVERLHVFVSPQTDQAIQVVEMYIITNEGDRTLVSADPEKPVLTFDLPAGAVHLQFQNGSLGGRYVQTAHGFGDMLPVYPQVTTQEVFAYTLPFEGKEMSIAHPVPLPVAAAVLMAPEGQLTLSGQGLTDGGVQKDETGNTFRIYNVAALNAGDTLAFTVRRVGNGLSLGGNKTSLAIGLLALGAALIAIAVVLTRREGPAPAAPAAAVPSEIADDPDALMDAILALDDLYEEGKIEEEAYRRRRKALKDRLKTLLAAAEDKADT encoded by the coding sequence ATGCACACCTTCCCCAAAACGACCCGCTTGCTCCTCTTCCTTGTCGTCGCCCTGGCTGCGCTCAGCCTGGGCGCGTGCGGTTTCAACCTGGCTGGCGACGTCACCCCGCCTCCCGGCTGGCACCCCACTGCCGTTCCCCCCACGCCAAACACCGCCGACCTCTACCCCGCTTTGCCGCCCGACCCCGTCGCCGGGAAAGCCATTTACCAGCAGCGGTGCCAGAAATGCCACGGTGCGACCGGGCTGGGCGATGGTCCCCAGGCCGCAGCCCTCGACATCAACCCCGCCGCCCTGGCCGACCCCGAAGAGGCCCGCGCCGACGTGCCCGCCAAACGCTTCGCCGTGCTAACCCAGGGCAAAATGGACGAGGGCATGCCGACCTTCGCTCACATCCTCACCGCTCGTGAGCGCTGGGATGTGCTGGCCTACATCTACACCCTCAGCGTGCCGCCGGCAACCCTGCAACACGGCAAAGCCCTTTACACCGACCGTTGCCAGGTTTGCCACGAAGCCGATGGGCACGGCAAAGACCTGGTCAACCAAAAACGCATGGCGCAAGCCTCCGACGAAGCGCTGGCAAAAGACATCACCGGCGAGCAACACCCGCCCGAAGTGTACGAAGGGCTCAGCATGGATGACCGCTTGGCCCTGGCCGCTTACATCCGCACGCTCTCGTTTGCGCACACGCAAGCGACCGCCACGGCCACTCCAACCGGCGAGGCTGCAGCAGCCACGGCTGCCGCCCCCACCCCTGCCGAGGGAACCGGCACACCCGCCGCAGAGGCTTCTGCAACCCCGGAAGCCACCACCACCCCCCAGGCCAACACCATCACCGTGACTGGCCAAGTGACCAACGGCACGCAGGGCAGCAGCGTGCCCCCCGACCTGGAAGTCACGCTACACGGCTACGACAAAGGCAGCATGAACGAGGTGTATAAAGCCTCGGCAACCATCGACGCGGACGGCAAATTTGTCTTCCACAACGTGCCTTACGACCCGCAGCGCATTTTCTTCGTCACCGCCGAATACGCCAAAGTGCTCTACGGCTCGCGCACCGCGACCGCCCTGCCCGATCATCCCTCGCTCAACCTGCCCCTGACGATTTACGAAACCACCACCGATCCCAGCCATGTGCGGGTCGAGCGGCTGCATGTGTTTGTCTCACCGCAAACCGACCAGGCCATTCAAGTGGTGGAAATGTACATCATCACCAACGAGGGTGACCGTACGCTGGTGAGCGCCGACCCTGAGAAGCCCGTGCTCACCTTCGACCTGCCCGCTGGCGCGGTGCATCTGCAATTCCAGAACGGCAGCCTGGGAGGGCGCTACGTGCAAACCGCCCACGGCTTTGGCGACATGCTGCCCGTTTACCCACAAGTGACCACACAGGAAGTTTTCGCCTACACCCTGCCTTTTGAGGGCAAAGAAATGAGCATCGCACACCCCGTGCCGTTGCCCGTAGCCGCCGCCGTTCTGATGGCGCCGGAAGGCCAACTTACGCTCAGCGGCCAGGGGTTGACCGATGGCGGCGTACAAAAAGACGAAACCGGCAACACTTTCCGCATCTACAATGTAGCCGCCTTGAACGCCGGTGACACCCTTGCTTTCACCGTGCGGCGTGTAGGCAACGGGCTTTCCCTCGGTGGCAACAAAACCAGCCTTGCCATCGGCCTGCTGGCCCTGGGAGCGGCACTCATTGCCATCGCCGTGGTGCTCACCCGGCGGGAAGGCCCGGCTCCCGCTGCCCCTGCTGCGGCGGTGCCTTCCGAAATTGCCGACGACCCCGACGCGCTGATGGACGCCATCCTCGCGCTGGACGACCTTTACGAGGAAGGCAAAATCGAGGAAGAGGCCTACCGCCGCCGCCGGAAAGCCCTCAAAGACCGCCTGAAGACTTTGCTGGCCGCCGCAGAGGACAAAGCCGACACATGA
- the ccmA gene encoding heme ABC exporter ATP-binding protein CcmA, producing MTAAIAVSRLTKRFGLKTVLRRLDFTAEQGEFVALLGPNGAGKTTFLRILASLSRPTAGEVRIGGAPLPQEAAAVRRRLGVVSHQPLLYGDLTAEENLRFFARLYGLSEPAQRITEVLELVGLARRRHDLVRTYSRGMQQRLAIARAILHDPEVLLLDEPYTGLDQDASAMLDAVLHEVAAQGRTVVMTSHDLSRVAALASRFDVLARGRIAASASREAIADAQLLDFYRAAIAEEAS from the coding sequence ATGACCGCCGCAATTGCCGTTTCACGCCTCACCAAGCGGTTCGGGCTCAAAACCGTCTTGCGCAGGCTCGATTTCACCGCCGAGCAGGGCGAGTTCGTGGCCTTGCTCGGCCCTAACGGTGCCGGGAAGACCACCTTCCTGCGCATTCTGGCCTCGCTGAGCCGCCCCACCGCTGGCGAGGTGCGCATCGGCGGGGCGCCGCTGCCCCAGGAAGCCGCGGCCGTGCGCCGCAGGCTGGGAGTGGTTTCCCACCAACCGCTGCTCTACGGCGACCTGACCGCCGAAGAAAACCTGCGTTTCTTCGCCCGCCTTTACGGCCTTTCGGAACCGGCTCAACGCATCACCGAAGTGCTGGAACTGGTAGGTCTGGCACGCCGTCGCCACGATTTGGTGCGCACTTACTCCCGCGGCATGCAACAGCGCCTTGCCATTGCTCGCGCGATTTTGCACGACCCCGAAGTGCTGCTGCTGGACGAGCCTTACACCGGCCTCGACCAGGACGCCAGCGCGATGTTAGACGCCGTGTTGCACGAAGTCGCCGCGCAAGGGCGCACCGTGGTGATGACTTCCCACGACTTGAGCCGGGTGGCCGCGCTGGCTTCCCGCTTCGACGTACTTGCCCGCGGCCGCATCGCTGCCTCTGCTTCCCGAGAGGCGATCGCCGACGCCCAACTGCTCGATTTTTACCGCGCCGCCATCGCCGAGGAGGCCTCATGA
- a CDS encoding cytochrome C biogenesis protein produces MSSPSSVTSLWQATRAIVWKDLTAERRSRELLSAMLVFALLVILSFNFALDLDPKTRGSVASGVLWVTFIFAGTLGLNRSMATEKDRGCLDGLLLAPIDRSAIYFGKAIANLAFMLIVEAIVFPLYSVLYNVNLFLPGLLLTVILGSVGYVAVGTLLSSMAVQARTRDMLLPILLFPVALPVLIAAVKASAGYLSGLPLEEITPWLNLLLVYDVIFIAVAFMVFDFVVEE; encoded by the coding sequence ATGAGCAGCCCCTCATCCGTCACCAGTCTCTGGCAGGCCACCCGCGCCATCGTCTGGAAAGACCTCACTGCCGAGCGCCGCAGCCGCGAGTTGCTCTCGGCTATGCTGGTGTTTGCACTGCTCGTCATCCTCTCTTTCAACTTTGCGCTGGACCTGGACCCCAAAACCCGGGGCAGCGTTGCCAGCGGCGTGTTGTGGGTCACCTTCATTTTCGCCGGCACGTTGGGGCTCAACCGCTCGATGGCAACCGAAAAAGACCGCGGCTGCCTCGATGGGCTGTTGCTCGCTCCCATCGACCGCAGCGCCATTTACTTCGGGAAAGCCATCGCCAACCTGGCCTTCATGCTGATTGTGGAAGCCATCGTCTTCCCGCTGTATAGCGTGCTCTACAATGTCAACCTCTTTTTGCCCGGCCTGCTGCTGACCGTCATTCTCGGCTCGGTCGGCTACGTGGCCGTGGGGACGTTGCTTTCCAGCATGGCAGTGCAGGCTCGAACACGCGACATGCTGCTGCCGATTTTGCTCTTTCCGGTGGCATTGCCGGTGCTGATTGCCGCCGTCAAAGCCAGCGCGGGCTATCTAAGCGGGTTGCCGCTGGAAGAAATCACTCCCTGGCTCAATCTGCTATTGGTGTATGATGTGATCTTCATCGCCGTTGCTTTCATGGTCTTCGACTTCGTTGTGGAGGAATAA
- a CDS encoding cytochrome C assembly protein, producing the protein MKSTPTALKVLDALSALLLVAALGMVFGYAPTERTMGLVQKVFYFHVSANWVGMLGFLVAAVAGGLYLAKGSPKWDVVEVAAVEIGLAFSLIGIVSGSIWARPIWNTWWTWDPRLVTVTVMELIYIAYFMLRSGIEDPDRRARYAAVYAIVGFLSVPLTFLSIRMYRSIHPVVITSTKAELSPHMFQTFMFSLFTFTVVFATLLWHRVRLGELTAQVERLRLKLTD; encoded by the coding sequence ATGAAATCTACCCCAACCGCTTTGAAAGTGCTCGACGCCCTCAGCGCGCTCTTGCTTGTAGCCGCACTCGGTATGGTGTTCGGCTATGCCCCCACCGAGCGCACGATGGGGCTGGTGCAAAAAGTGTTTTACTTCCACGTCTCAGCGAACTGGGTGGGCATGTTGGGCTTCCTGGTCGCGGCGGTGGCCGGGGGGCTTTACCTTGCCAAAGGCTCCCCCAAATGGGATGTAGTGGAAGTTGCCGCGGTGGAAATCGGTTTGGCGTTTTCCCTCATCGGCATTGTCAGCGGCTCGATCTGGGCCCGCCCCATCTGGAACACCTGGTGGACGTGGGACCCCCGCCTGGTGACGGTCACGGTGATGGAACTGATCTACATTGCCTATTTCATGCTACGCAGCGGCATCGAAGACCCCGACCGTCGCGCCCGCTATGCTGCCGTGTATGCCATTGTGGGCTTTCTAAGCGTGCCGTTGACCTTTCTTTCCATCCGCATGTACCGCAGCATCCACCCGGTGGTCATTACCAGCACCAAAGCCGAGCTCTCGCCTCACATGTTCCAGACGTTCATGTTCAGCCTGTTCACCTTCACGGTGGTGTTCGCGACACTGCTGTGGCATCGGGTGCGCCTGGGCGAATTGACCGCTCAGGTGGAACGTCTGCGCCTGAAACTCACCGATTAA
- a CDS encoding spermine synthase, protein MPYLFFTAFMTGMASLAVELAAARLLGAYFGTSNLVWATIIGLILLYLTVGYFLGGRWADRDPRPYTLYRIVAWAGLAVALVPVAARPVLYRAADAFDALRLGVLLGAFAAVLVLLVVPVTLLGMVSPFVIRIATKRTSEAGRVSGRVYALSTLGSFVGTFLPDLLLVPLLGTRRTFLLLGLLLTLTALGGLWMEQRRAFWRYGWMPLLIVCLWVFWASGPIKRTAGQIYETESAYNYIQVLQQDGYRYLRLNEGQGVHSVYHPTRLAYYGAWMFFLNAPFFNAPPYRPADVHRIAVVGLAAGTVARQATAVFGAVPIDGYEIDPAILSVGRRYFGLAALPNLHTYAEDGRVGLRRSPYRYDLIVLDAYRPPYIPWHLTTREFFQLVRQHLTPRGAVAVNVGAPPGDFRLANAIAATLHTVFPSVYAVRVPNTFNVVIYATAQPTQFVNLEANEAALRQEPHAPPLLLTSMDLAATHRVALDIAAGEVFTDDRAPVALLTDSMVLRVVLDSP, encoded by the coding sequence ATGCCCTACCTCTTTTTCACTGCCTTTATGACCGGCATGGCGTCGCTGGCCGTGGAACTGGCCGCGGCGCGCTTGTTGGGAGCGTATTTCGGCACCAGCAACCTGGTGTGGGCGACGATCATTGGCCTGATTTTGCTTTACCTCACCGTGGGGTATTTCCTCGGCGGGCGTTGGGCCGACCGCGACCCGCGCCCTTATACGCTTTACCGCATTGTGGCGTGGGCGGGGCTGGCCGTGGCACTGGTGCCGGTGGCGGCGCGTCCGGTGCTTTATCGCGCGGCCGATGCTTTCGATGCTTTGCGGCTGGGGGTGTTGTTGGGGGCTTTCGCGGCGGTGTTGGTGCTGTTAGTGGTGCCGGTGACCTTGCTGGGGATGGTTTCCCCTTTCGTAATTCGTATAGCCACGAAGCGCACTTCGGAAGCCGGAAGAGTTTCCGGGCGGGTGTATGCGCTTTCCACCCTCGGCTCTTTTGTGGGCACTTTCTTGCCCGATTTGCTGCTGGTGCCGCTGTTGGGCACGCGACGCACTTTCCTGCTGCTGGGGTTGTTGCTTACGCTCACGGCGTTAGGCGGCCTGTGGATGGAGCAGCGCCGGGCGTTTTGGCGCTATGGCTGGATGCCGCTGCTGATTGTCTGTTTGTGGGTTTTTTGGGCTTCTGGCCCCATTAAGCGCACGGCTGGGCAGATTTACGAGACGGAATCGGCATACAATTACATTCAGGTGTTGCAGCAGGATGGCTACCGCTATCTGCGTTTGAATGAAGGGCAGGGGGTGCATTCAGTTTACCATCCCACCCGGCTGGCTTATTACGGAGCGTGGATGTTTTTCCTGAACGCGCCGTTTTTCAACGCACCGCCTTACCGCCCTGCGGACGTGCATCGCATTGCGGTGGTGGGGCTGGCGGCAGGCACGGTGGCGCGGCAGGCCACGGCGGTCTTTGGGGCGGTGCCCATCGACGGTTATGAAATCGACCCTGCCATTTTGAGCGTAGGGCGACGCTATTTCGGCCTGGCTGCTTTGCCCAATTTGCATACCTACGCCGAAGATGGCCGGGTAGGGCTACGGCGCTCGCCTTACCGTTATGACCTGATTGTGCTGGATGCTTACCGCCCGCCCTATATCCCCTGGCATCTCACCACCCGTGAATTTTTCCAACTGGTGCGGCAACACCTTACGCCGCGGGGGGCTGTTGCCGTCAATGTGGGGGCGCCGCCGGGCGATTTCCGCCTGGCAAATGCCATCGCGGCCACACTGCACACGGTTTTCCCCTCGGTGTATGCGGTGCGGGTGCCGAATACTTTCAACGTGGTGATTTATGCCACGGCGCAGCCCACGCAGTTTGTCAATCTGGAAGCCAATGAGGCGGCCTTGCGTCAGGAACCCCATGCCCCGCCGCTTTTGCTGACCTCGATGGACCTTGCTGCGACCCATCGGGTGGCGTTGGATATCGCCGCGGGGGAGGTGTTTACCGACGACCGTGCCCCGGTGGCGCTTTTGACGGATAGCATGGTGTTGCGCGTGGTGTTGGATTCCCCCTGA
- a CDS encoding ABC transporter ATP-binding protein, with amino-acid sequence MSEQQVQAAVPAPAEAQDQPLLSVRHLKIWYELKRFGFLHAGYVKAVDDVTFDLPRGEAIAVVGESGCGKSSLMKAILGLVHPHEGQILFEGQDIWEGGAEAMRAYRMKVGYVQQDPYGALPPFMTIRRILEEPLILAGMKDKEERLERVIRSLEEVKVTPPSDFLNKYPHMLSGGQQQRVVIARALIRNPKMLIADEPVSMLDASVRVEILKLLDEVQKERHLSVIYITHDLSTVRYFSERIFVMYAGKLIEKASTREILHNPKHPYTWALLNAISDPLAENATKLRDIPPGEPPSLITPPPGCRFHPRCQKAIQGLCEVEVPPHFSVAPDHDVACWLYREEA; translated from the coding sequence ATGAGCGAACAACAGGTTCAAGCAGCCGTCCCTGCTCCCGCCGAGGCACAAGATCAGCCGTTGCTCTCGGTCCGTCACCTCAAAATCTGGTACGAACTCAAGCGGTTTGGTTTCCTGCATGCGGGTTACGTCAAGGCGGTGGATGATGTGACTTTTGATCTGCCGCGTGGCGAGGCGATTGCCGTGGTGGGCGAGAGCGGGTGTGGTAAATCCAGCCTGATGAAGGCCATTCTGGGGCTGGTGCACCCCCATGAGGGTCAAATTTTGTTTGAAGGTCAGGATATTTGGGAAGGCGGCGCAGAAGCCATGCGGGCTTACCGTATGAAAGTGGGCTATGTGCAGCAAGACCCCTACGGCGCGTTGCCGCCTTTTATGACCATTCGCCGTATTTTGGAAGAGCCGCTTATTCTGGCCGGTATGAAAGACAAAGAGGAGCGTCTGGAACGCGTCATTCGCAGTCTGGAAGAGGTCAAGGTCACACCGCCCAGCGATTTCCTCAACAAATATCCGCACATGCTCAGCGGTGGTCAGCAGCAGCGTGTAGTGATTGCGCGTGCCCTCATCCGCAACCCTAAAATGCTCATTGCCGACGAGCCGGTTTCGATGCTCGATGCTTCGGTGCGGGTGGAAATCTTGAAACTGCTCGATGAAGTGCAAAAGGAGCGCCACCTGTCGGTGATTTACATCACCCACGACCTTTCCACGGTGCGTTACTTCTCAGAGCGGATTTTCGTGATGTATGCTGGTAAATTAATCGAAAAGGCCAGCACGCGCGAAATTCTGCACAACCCCAAACACCCCTATACCTGGGCGCTGCTCAACGCCATTTCCGACCCGCTGGCCGAGAATGCGACTAAGTTGCGTGACATCCCCCCGGGCGAACCGCCCAGTTTGATTACCCCTCCGCCGGGTTGCCGTTTTCACCCGCGTTGCCAGAAGGCCATTCAAGGTTTGTGCGAAGTCGAGGTGCCGCCGCACTTTTCCGTCGCACCCGACCACGACGTCGCTTGCTGGCTGTATCGTGAGGAGGCTTGA